From the genome of Pseudomonadota bacterium:
CTTCCTGAGGCGTCGCCAGTCCAAGCAATGCCTGGTATATGCTCCGCTGATTATCATCTCTTTCATAGCCGATGCCGCTGGTAGCATTCCCCTGGGGATCAAGATCAACAAGCAGGGTCTTACGCTCGGCAATAGCCAGTGAAACTGCCAGATTAACGGCAGTGGTGGTCTTGCCAACCCCACCTTTTTGATTGGCGATGGAAATTATTTTCCCCATAAAAATCTTATACCCTGATAATCCGGATCATATATCGCTGTTGCTCCAGAAAAGGAATGGTAACTTTTTTGATGTCCTCAAGCCGTAAATTCTCATGGAGGGATAATGCCTCCATGATTTTTTCTCGTGAAGATGCCGTAGAAGAAAGCAGAACCAGCCCTCCCGGCGCCAGAACCTCTCCAGCAACAGGAAAAACGTCATCAGGGACCGATACCGCTCTGCTCACCAGAGCCGCAAGCGGTATTTTAAACTCCGTACTACCATTTCCTTTATGCAAATGTAAATGAAGGATTTCAACATTCTTAAGGCCTAAAATCCTGGTAACATGCTGCAAAAACAAAGTTTTTTTTTGCCTGGCCTCAACCAACAAAAAACGGATGGCAGGAAGTAACAGCGCCAGGGGCAATCCGGGAAATCCGGCACCACTTCCCAAATCAAGGACGGAACCAGAGATGCCGGAAAGGAAAGGGGAAAAGGAAAGTGAATCAAGAAAATGCCGGCAGATTATCTTCTGTCCGTCTTTAATTGCGGTTAGATTATAGGCACGGTTCCAGCGTTGTAACGCGGTGAGATAAGCCATAAAAGCTTCCTGATGAGCAGGGTCAAGATGTATATCCAATTGATGACTACCATCAATCAGTAATCTTCTCAGGTTATCAGGCGCTACATTATTCATTTTCCAACGCAAAAATTGGCAAAAATGGTATCCAGCAAATCGCCATCCCATTGTTGTCCGGTTATTTCTCTTAAAGCCAGGCGGGCTTGCTGAAGTTCTTCCGCCACCATATCAAGTAACGGCCTGGAAGCGGAAAGCAGCTTCAAACTATGCTGCAAGTATCCCAGCACTTTCTCCAGCAGTATTTTATGGCGCAAATGGCAGATAACCTGTTCCCCGGAAAAATTTTTAAAATCCTCTTCAATGATTTCCCTGAGTTTCATTTTCAACTCGCCAACGTCAACCTGGTCTTTGCGGACAGTGGTATAAATAAACGGAATATCGCCGTCAAAGAATTCCTTGAGCTGTTTCTCACCGGCCGCAGCCGGAAGATCATTTTTATTCACCACCACCAAGTGACGTTGAGCAATGAGGCGCTGATAAATCAGGATGTCTTCAACCGTAGGAATCCGGGTGTTATCAATGACCATAATAACAATATCCGCCATCTTCATCCATTCATCCGTCCGGGCAACCCCCAACCGCTCCACCTCGTCTGCCGGCTGACAAATCCCGGCAGTATCCGCGATTTCCACCCTCATCCCTCCCAGAGCCAGAGATTCACTGACCACATCCCGCGTCGTTCCGGGAATTTCGGTCACAATAGCACGCTCTCGGCCAAGCAGGGCATTCAGTAGACTTGATTTCCCCACGTTGGGACGACCAACCAGGACCACCCGCAGACCATCTACCAGCGTCCTTCCCTCGTCATAGGAAGAAAGCAGTTGTTTCACCTCTTCCCGCAGGACATCAAGCTCATCCACCATTAACCGGGTGGTCAAAGACAACCCTTCCTCCTCCAATAAGTCAAGTTCAACCTCGAGGGCTGCCAACTGCCGGGAAAGACGCTGCTCCAGAGTAATCAATTGTCCGGACAGGCCACCCGCTAACTGACGGATGGCTACCTGCATTGCCTGTTCATTACCGGCAGTAACCAGGTCAGCAACAGATTCCGCCTGAACCAGATCAAGGCGCCCGGACAAAAAAGCCCGGCGGGTAAATTCACCGGGCTCAGCCAGCCGGGCCCCCTGATGCAATAATAATTGCAATATTTTCCCGGCGACCAGATACCCGCCATGACAATGAATTTCCGCCATTTCCTCACGGGTATAGGAACGACCAACCTCCATGCGGACTACCAGGACCTGGTCAAGAGGATCGCCGGTTTCAGGCTCGTTTATCATGCCCAGATAAAGATGAAAAGGAGTGAATACATCGGGTAGCGGGGAAAAAAGAGTCTCGAGAATGACTCGAGATTGTGGACCACTCAGGCGAAGGATGGAAATGCCACCTTCACCAACCGGGGTTGAAACCGCGGCAATCGTATCACTGTGAACCATAACCTGTGCTCATCAGGACTTAACCGCTTTCGCTTTATTTCTATCTCGGTTGCGATGAAGATTTTTTGGATAGATAATTATTTTTTTATACTCACCGTCACCCTTACTACGGGAATACAGGCTTTTATCTTCCTGGATAAGCAGGTGAACAATACGGCGATCATGGGCATTAAGGGCATTAATGGTTACCGGTTTACGGATTTTTTTGGCTTTTGCTGCCAATTTTAGCGCCAGCTTCTTTATATTGTGCTCATGACGGGAACGAAAACCACCACAATCCACATAAACGCGGCCTCCTCTTACTCCGTAAAGCTTATTAATCAGGTACTGCAAGGCATTCAGCACCTCCCCCTTGCGGCTGACCAGCATTGTCTGCCCATCTTGTTCCTCTATAACCAGATGACAGTCAGGAGGCGCTAAACGGCCCTCAACGGATTTGACCGATACATCCATGAGGGCAAGAATCTCAACCAAAGTTTTTTTAACCATCACCAGGTCAATGGCAGGCACAGCTGTATCTTTTATCTCTTTCTTCTCAGATTGAGCCGGAGGTGTGGGGGAAGGCGGCTGTGATGGTGGAATTTCATCCTCTTTTGTCACCACTTTGGCCAATTCCGGTTCACTATCGGCCGGAGCTGCCGCTAAAACATCCTCTTTAATATGGTCACTAAAAGCTGAATCGATCAGTTCCTTAACTAAATCAGTTTTTTCCTTTTCCTCAACCGTAACCCTGATTATCGCCGTTTTCCCACCTAAAAGACCAAAGATTTTCCTGGTTTCCTCCCTGACAATCTCATAGTGTAACCTGTCAGCAGAAAGATTTAACTGTAGACAGGCCTTTTTTACCGCATCCTGGACGTTCTTTCCTTCAAAATCCCTGGTCATCCGGGTTTTCTCCCTTATTAATCACCCAATGCGGCATAGCCGCAACCAAATTGAGATGAATATATCATCGTCAACATTGTTTCATCACCATGAAGGCTTGAAGAACATGAAGTTCAATTAGAAATTCTTCAAGCTCTTCATATCTTCATGGTTACATATTTTTCTTGTTTTTTATGCCCCCCCCTGCCTGCAGCAGGCAGGTCAAGGAGGTTCTGAGGTTGCAGCCTGACGAAGAGGATGGAGTTTTTACGAAGCCATCAAACTTCTGCTTTTTTCATCACCATATATTGTTGCCCAATTGACAGAATATTATTCACCAGCCAGTAAAGCACCAGACCAGCGGGAAAATTCAAAAACATGAAGGTGAAAATAAGCGGCATGAAAAGCATCATCTTCGCCTGCATGGCATCACCGGTAGTGGGGCTCATCTTCTGCTGCAAGAACATGGTAGCCCCCATCAGAATCGGGGTTATATAATAAGGGTCTTTGGCCGCCAGATCCTGAATCCACCAGAAAAAAGGAGCATGCCTCAGTTCAATGGCAACCATCAACCCTCGATAAAGACCGAAGAAGACTGGAATCTGCACCACGATAGGCAGACAGCCGCCAAAAGGATTGACTTTATACGTCCGGTAGAGATCCATCATCTCTTTTTGCTGCCGGGCTTTGTCATCCTTATATTTTTCCTTCATTTTAGCTACTTTTGGCTGGATGGCTTTCATCTTGTTCATGGACTGGTAGCTCTTTTGTGAAAGCGGATAAAAAACCAGTTTGATCAAAATGGTCACCAGAATAATTGCCAAACCATAGTTATGCAGGTAGCGGTTGAAGAACTTAAGCAACTGGACCAGCGGCCGGGCAATTATTCCAAACCAGCCGAAATCAACTGATTTATCCAACTGCAGATTAAACTTTTTCAGATAATCAAATTCCTTCGGCCCAATAAAAACCCTGAAATTACCGGCCCCTCCCATTTTCATTCCGGTTTCGACAATAGTAGCTTTTGGTTTCTCAATCACACCGGTCACATTGCTAACCGCTGTTTGTTCCTGGGGCATGATGGCCGCTAAAAAGTATTTACTGGTATAGCCTATCCAGTTAATTGTCCCGTCCAGCTCCATTTTTTTTATTTTTTTCTGTTTTTTGGACTGTTTGAAAAGCTTGCCATC
Proteins encoded in this window:
- the mnmE gene encoding tRNA uridine-5-carboxymethylaminomethyl(34) synthesis GTPase MnmE translates to MVHSDTIAAVSTPVGEGGISILRLSGPQSRVILETLFSPLPDVFTPFHLYLGMINEPETGDPLDQVLVVRMEVGRSYTREEMAEIHCHGGYLVAGKILQLLLHQGARLAEPGEFTRRAFLSGRLDLVQAESVADLVTAGNEQAMQVAIRQLAGGLSGQLITLEQRLSRQLAALEVELDLLEEEGLSLTTRLMVDELDVLREEVKQLLSSYDEGRTLVDGLRVVLVGRPNVGKSSLLNALLGRERAIVTEIPGTTRDVVSESLALGGMRVEIADTAGICQPADEVERLGVARTDEWMKMADIVIMVIDNTRIPTVEDILIYQRLIAQRHLVVVNKNDLPAAAGEKQLKEFFDGDIPFIYTTVRKDQVDVGELKMKLREIIEEDFKNFSGEQVICHLRHKILLEKVLGYLQHSLKLLSASRPLLDMVAEELQQARLALREITGQQWDGDLLDTIFANFCVGK
- the rsmG gene encoding 16S rRNA (guanine(527)-N(7))-methyltransferase RsmG, whose translation is MNNVAPDNLRRLLIDGSHQLDIHLDPAHQEAFMAYLTALQRWNRAYNLTAIKDGQKIICRHFLDSLSFSPFLSGISGSVLDLGSGAGFPGLPLALLLPAIRFLLVEARQKKTLFLQHVTRILGLKNVEILHLHLHKGNGSTEFKIPLAALVSRAVSVPDDVFPVAGEVLAPGGLVLLSSTASSREKIMEALSLHENLRLEDIKKVTIPFLEQQRYMIRIIRV
- a CDS encoding Jag N-terminal domain-containing protein, which codes for MTRDFEGKNVQDAVKKACLQLNLSADRLHYEIVREETRKIFGLLGGKTAIIRVTVEEKEKTDLVKELIDSAFSDHIKEDVLAAAPADSEPELAKVVTKEDEIPPSQPPSPTPPAQSEKKEIKDTAVPAIDLVMVKKTLVEILALMDVSVKSVEGRLAPPDCHLVIEEQDGQTMLVSRKGEVLNALQYLINKLYGVRGGRVYVDCGGFRSRHEHNIKKLALKLAAKAKKIRKPVTINALNAHDRRIVHLLIQEDKSLYSRSKGDGEYKKIIIYPKNLHRNRDRNKAKAVKS
- the yidC gene encoding membrane protein insertase YidC, whose product is MEKRTILAIVLSLAVLMGYQYIFPPSKPVPSTSSVAEKVSRSPVATTNKPVAATNKDDSLQSPSASNESAVALPIKEALTPVVDGEDITIDSALYTCVINTVGGVMKKFTLKNYRKDIASGSSRLEMVNVVDPSYFPLSGKIALGGQVFSDRRFVYQADTKGLEFLQINKEQVTLELRSPQESGMTLVKKYVFYPGEYYFDLSYELQDRNDAPTVLSSTSLVWSHEIFPAAKKPKSYVYRGPQAYVDGKLFKQSKKQKKIKKMELDGTINWIGYTSKYFLAAIMPQEQTAVSNVTGVIEKPKATIVETGMKMGGAGNFRVFIGPKEFDYLKKFNLQLDKSVDFGWFGIIARPLVQLLKFFNRYLHNYGLAIILVTILIKLVFYPLSQKSYQSMNKMKAIQPKVAKMKEKYKDDKARQQKEMMDLYRTYKVNPFGGCLPIVVQIPVFFGLYRGLMVAIELRHAPFFWWIQDLAAKDPYYITPILMGATMFLQQKMSPTTGDAMQAKMMLFMPLIFTFMFLNFPAGLVLYWLVNNILSIGQQYMVMKKAEV